ACCACAGTACAATGTTTTTACTGTAGCCCTCAGTGTGTTTCTTCCTTAACATGTTTGTACCAAGTTCTTCACGCCATCCTCATCATGGTCCAGGCCACAACTCTCAATGTGGCCTTCAACTCCCACAACAAGTCTCTGCTCACCATCATGATGTCAAACAACGTGAGTGTGATGCTCGCAGACGTAATGACTCGGTTGAAAGTGAACGCAGCGCAGCAGGAGTTCAGTTATAagatatttctgtctttttccctGCAGTTTGTGGAGATCAAGGGGAGTGTGTTTAAGAAGTTTGAAAAGAACAACCTTTTCCAGATGTCTAACAGTGGTAAGTGCGGGACCAAATTGCAAAAAGAGCCACACATGTCAGCatttttttgggacattttgtcCCTCGCCCTTAAACTTGGCGATTTAGCGCGAGGTAAATTTATGGAATCAAACTCCGCCGCTGTGAGTCCAAAGTAGGTTAATCCTggattgatttgtgtgtttcccaCAGACATAAAAGAGAGGTTCACCAACTACATCCTCCTGCTCATCGTTTGTCTGAGAAACATGGAGCAGTTTTCATGGAACCCTGGTAACTAACACAGCTGCTTTATCTATGTATGTGAACACATGAGGTTATCGATCCCTCATTGGttcctcctcatctcttcaCTGTCCGTCAGCTTTTAACTGTCCCTGACTCaattaaatgaaatcatatttactACTGTTATGAATATTGAcactgatacatttttttcgtGCGTTTCTTCTTAGACCACCTGTGGGTGCTGTTTCCTGATGTGGTCATGGTGATAGCATCAGAAGTGGCAGTGGATGTTGTCAAGCACGCGTTCATCACCAAGTTCAACGACATCAGCGCTGATGTGAGTCCTTTCACTGCAGTGTTACAGAGAGCACTTCCTCAGCTTTGTTGTGTAGCGAGTAGTGTTTAAATTTGACAAGATGTATTGAATTTCCAGGTCTATTCCTTCAGTTGTTATAAGTCACATCTTAAAGTCTTCATGCTAGGAGGGGGTTTCTTCAGTTAATTTGCCTTTTACTTTCCTTTTGTCCGAATAAATTGAAAGGCTTTTTAAGCAGAGTCACTGCATTCATTAGCTAGGAGTCAGTTCAAATCATTTGGGATACTTAGAAATCCAATTAATATCCATGTTAGTTTTACTCTTCACCTTTTAGGGACAATTTATATGAAAAGGATTCTGTGTCCACATGTTCTCAACACCTGTAGAATATCTGAGTTGGAATGAATAGACGACACTGACAGTGTTCCAGatatacaaaaaaacatgttaatagGACATTATTGAAATATTGCACTCAGGAAAACACTTTTTCAAAGATCAAGAAGAAAACTTGTGTCTCAATAGACTTGAATtgatttcctcttcctccctgtctttTTACTGCTCCACTGACTTACACACTCTTGCTATGTTTCTTAAACTGGTCATTTCTCTTGTTCTCACACCGTCCCACTCACACCAGATACTCTGTCGTACCAGAGGAAAACCTACGACCTTGTTTACTTCCCGCCTCCTTCCCCGTTGTGTTCTCGTCCTCTTTGATTTCCTTCAAGGAGTTGTAGCCACGGTTATGTAATGGAAACCAAAGCCACAGGAAGGGATTAACCCCTTTATCTCCAAACTGTCAATCCTCATCACACAAACCTCCCTCACCTATATTTAGCTTTGGACCACTGGTGAATCCCGTTCTCATTTAATCCATGTGAACACATTTAGTTTTTGTCTCTTTACACAAAATTGAACTAATGTTTACTTGGGCacagcgtcagctaaatgaaatgtaatgtaatgactCATCTTCACTACCCACATCTTTACTTTTTACTTGCGTACAACTAATCAACTGATTATTATGAGACGCCAACAGGAAACTGGAGTTTTAATGAGGGCTTTGTTAccctgtgttttttcccccaggtATACGGAGAATACCGAGCCAGCCTTGCCTTTGACCTCGTCAGCAGTCGACAGAAAAATGTGAGCAAAATAAACTCAAACATTTGCTTTGTCTCAATCAAACTGTAAAACCAGTTTCTGATAAACCTTTGAAGGGCTCCTACCATAAAATACAATTATGAATTCAGGTTCTGTCCATCTATACATCCGTCCCCTTCTCTTTTATCGAAAGAGCTCAGTGCATGTGATAATAATGGTAGAATACACTTCATAGCGTTTCATAAATTATTTCTCTACATCTGGACAGAAATGgatgtaaaatgtattattattaattattagatTAGATAATAAGCTCAATATATTTTTCTAAGACTGAATAAGTGACAGTGCTCAGGATAAGTCCACTCACTGTTAGATATGTCTGAGataactgtttttttgtgtcctCAGGCTTACACAGACTACAGTGACTCAGTGTCCAGGAGAATGGGCTTCATCCCGCTTCCCTTAGCTCTGCTGGTAGGTCACTCTGTATGAAGAGCTTCTGCCATGAACACAGTGTTCATTGTACACAGTTTAAATCTaatgttatgtttgtgtttctttttccagTTGATCAGAGTAGTGACAAGCTCAGTGAAAATCCAGGGTTCACTctcctttatgtgtgtgttgctgttttacTTGGGGTAAGCATCAGTTTGTCTTTTCCAAGTTTTTAACACGCATGCAAAGTTGTATTAGTTCTGCGTTTCATGTCtgaattgtttgtgtgtttgtgaacaggaTGATCACTCTGAAAGTGCTCAACAGTATCGTTCTGCTGGGGAcgtcgtgtgtgtttgtcaaagcGGCCAATATGGAAGAAAAGCTCTTCAACCCTCCACCGTCTGCCACCTCCAGCCGAGTGAACTCCAGAGCTAACCGCACCAAACACGTTAACACGCCAGCACAGCAAGGTAGAAATCAGTGCatccctttctctctttgtggCTTAATTTGACAATAAATAGTAACTCAATATCCAAGGGAGCAGCCATTGTTGCTCCAGCTTCCCCTTGTCTTTCCAGCCAACAGGTTCCAGCTGTTTTCATGAAGTGGCTGTTACACAGCCTCAAAAACATATTCATTGTTAATTTACTCCTTAAGTTTCTAATCTGCTTCAATTAAACTCTGTCTCCCTCAAAAGCAGAATCCACTGCCGACAAGGGAGGAACTCCACTGGCATCAGACAACCCTCAGCCCAACACCACTGCTGAGAGCTCGGCCCCCACCCTTCCCAAGAGCGACTCGGACACATTCCTGACGACGCCCGACGAAGAGGATGATGACAAGATCATCAACACTGACACAGGACTGGAAAGAGAAGGACTCAAACCCAGAACGCCCAAGAAAGACTTGCTGGAGATAGACCGCTTCACCATCTGTGGCAACAGAATAGACTGACGGCCACAGAAACAAGCCAGTGTCCTGGAAACACAGCGAGGTTCAGGGATCAGACACGGGTCATGGAGCGCGTTCAGAGCGGACTTACCCTCGTGCACCTGACCCCaggagtatttatttatttattactgaGTACAAACCAGCCATGGCATCAAGCTGTTACTACAAGCAACAGAGGCTGCTTCCGATGTTTCCAGCTGGTCCAGTTCCATTTCAGGTAGACTCTGAGGATGAGTCGCAGTCCTCAGGACAACCTCCAGAAATGGTCGATGGTGACAGCAATGCAGAGAAGTGGCGTGCGGCTGGCGTCCAGCCTGTGTGAGGTGGTAGGGACGTGACAGCTGGACTGTGCGAGCGCGTGTTCAAAAGCACAATCCCAAAAATATGGCGAGGAGTTGTTTCTAGACTGAACTAAAAAAAAgtgtcaatttttttatttttttattttcagatgttTGACAAATTATCATATTTCAAATGAAGTTTTTATGAAAATCCTCAGACCTTCTTCCTAAAATCAACCGTGTTTAGCTGCAGGATTATGACTCATCAACACGTTAACACATTGTGGAAATCATAAAGTCGATCTGCTGACACCAAcactcatttttatttgaattgagTTTTTGTGATGAGCCCAGATGTTCATCTCGATAATGatggcagcagcttcaggttacACAGTCTGTAGTCGACGGGTTCAGCAGATATTTCTAtttaaagagattttttttaatttttccagtACAGTCAATGTGTGTAAGCTCATCGCTCAAGCATGCAGCCTCGAATAATCATGTCATTAACATCGGCTTAGACCAATTTCTATATTGGAAACTGTGAACCTACAGAAACGTCTCGGTGAAGTGCGACCGTGTGCTTGGTCTCAGTTAAAATTCATGGTGTGTGACACCAGCAtcaattgaacatatatttcgTTATCTTCAGAGTGGTATGAAAAGTAAAAGTTACATGTATGCATGTAAAGCTGTCAAATCTAGACGATAAGAAACAGGATGGAGGAATCATGTGAAAGAAGTCAACTcagcagttttcatttttcatagaGCTGTGCAAAAGCTAAAAGCAGATTTGTGCCCTAAAGGTTGTTGTTGGTATTGTTTGATGTGGTGATGCTGGCTTTGAATTTGAGAAGAGGCTCTTAGGAAACATCTATGTTCCACAAGAGGTCTGACTGTTAATGCTGTGAAAACGTGCTGCGTTGTTTAATCAATTATGTGTATCCAACATCTCTATCTGCTCTGAAGTACCGGACAAATGTTAAGTTCACCCAGTCTCCGGTTTTTGCCTCTCATGTGTCATTgttacaaacaaactaaaaaagaaaaaagactccAGCGGATCTGTTAGCAGATTAAGATCTTAAAATGATTAATTGTTGTGATGAAGGGTTTAAAACCATCAGCTTCTTATCAAACAAGCTGAGAAACTTTTGTTGCTGAATAACAACGATTTTTAAACAATTTTCAAGTTGCAGCTCTAAAACATCCTTCCTCAATTTTTACATAAGCAATAGTAACGTTTTATTAATAATTGTACACTTGTTGCCTACGTTGCTGTTATACACAGTTTGTATACAAAATATTGTGTCTACATTTTCTGAAGATGATCTTCCTGTTACCAGGGATGAATAACAGTTGCTGCTTCTGTCTGTCTAAGGAGAGGGATGTAGAAAGGGTTGATTCTCCTCACCAAAGTCGAGGGGAAATAGTTGTCACCCATTGTTAAGCCATATGAGGCAAAATTGTGATTTGCTATACAAGTAAAATTTGAAAAATAGATAAAGGTCTTGCAAAGCATAAAATCTTAGTGTTagataaaaaccttttaacCCAGGAACAAATTCTTTAGGAATTAGATTCCCACCTCAGACTTGTCATCAGGCTAAATCTATGTTGATCAAACTCGACACTGTGCAGGATTCTTTATCATGCTGtggatttaatattttttaaatccatatGGTCCTAAATCTACTTTACGAACCTGAGAGGAGAATATTGTTACTGCGTTGCAAGTTTCAGGAGAATGTAGTCTTACCTCAGCTGTGACTCAAATGTGCTGGTTGTTCATGAGAGGCACAAACCTGAGATCAGTCCAACCTCTCAACGGGAGGACATTCAATACAGGAACATAACTGCATATTTACAAATGAAGGATCAAGAGTGTGTATGAGTCATGATGGcgtgaagtgtgtttgtgtgattgcagTGCATGAATGGTTCTGACTACTTGATGTATGaatcagatcagatcacaaTCCATCTGTGTAAAGCATCTCCTCACATGGTAGAAGGagaataaaatcatttttttctaaGCTTTTCTGGTTTGATTTCAATGTTTAAccattagtgtgtttgtgtgtgtgtgcgcgctcacACAGGAACAGTGGTGAGTGTGTCAGTGAAAGGAGTCACTTCTGTTCACAAGGCAAACACTGACGTCCACTGTTCCACTTGAATGGGCATTCggaaggaggggggggtctGTCATCACAAACATTCTCCCACAGAGGCTTCTGGATCCTCAACCTGCATTTACCCAGTTTCACAGTGAACCAGCTGCCGTGTGGGGTCGTGTGAGGAGGTGAGACCGGATGAAAGTGAGCACTGACGTATGTCGCAGACTTCAGAGCCGTTTCCTGAGATTACACAACTTAATCACGTTTGTTGCTTTTTAAACTTTGGGTTTTCCCTTTTCTGAACTTGAACCTTCGTCGACTGCCAAAACCTCACCGGCCTTGACCGTCTGTTCTATCTGATCCACCTCAGAAGTGAAGGTCAGCTGCTCAGTGGGCGCAGCGAGGAGTCGATGACCTGAGTCGCATGCAGAGAGACCCACTGTGGATGTGAGCTCTGTAGTTATGTGTCTTCAATGTCTGCCAACAGATCTCCCTAAGTTCTACTGGTCCTTTAAAAGACTTACCAGGATGTGGAGAGAAGCTAAATCAAGTTATCCCTTATTTTAACTTCCAACAAGAACTAAACACTCATCTGTCCAAACCCACAGAACTATGTTCGGCTAAATTCAATTCAGCCTTAATGATGATATTTTACTTTTCTGTTCTGCTTTGACAAATCAAAGTGTCTGGTCGCAAAAGTACTTTTAATTACATACTGTAAGTAATCTGACATTCTTTATCGTCATTTTACAGCCAACTGCTTTATAGCTCTACTACAATTTAGAAGGAAATCTCTACTTTGTCCTTCACTGCATTATATGATAACTGAAATTCTTATTTCACTGATTATTTTCCATTGTAGACAATTGAACATAAACAATATGACGCTGCTGTTTATGAAACCAACCAACATGTTTTTATATAGTAGCTGCAAAAATTATTCAACTGAGTGTGAACAGAATATTTTCACcacatattttgatattttgtttAGATTAAGCTTTTGATATTTTCTAAAAATTGAGAGCTATGACAATAATATGCCAACAATCCTCTCTATACCTTTATCTAGCACATAAATACTTTAATAATGATGTTGATTATTACATCATTTTGTGAGGTAACAAAAGTACTTGTAGTACAGAAGTAATGCAGTACAAAGAAAGACCGGTTAAAAATACTGTGACATGATATTACTTTGACTTGAAGTAATGAAGTACAGAGCGGGCCAATTAAAGGTACCTTTACAAAGTATTACTATAACTTGAAGTAATGCAGTACAGAGACAGACCGATTAAAAGTACTTTGACATGGTATTACTTTGACTTGAAGTAAAGAAGTACAGAGACAGACCAGTTAAAGGTACTTTTACACTGTATTACTATAAACTTGAAGTACTGCAGTACAGAAACAGGTGACTGGACTCCGCGGTGTCGCGCGCCACAGATGCGCCCAGGGAGCTCTTAGCGTGCACGAGCGCGGCTGGGCTCTCTCGTGCACGCGGAGCTCGGTGCCGGTGGGACAGACGGAGGACACCCGGGGGATCGAGCTCATCTTCGGCCACTGTTCCGCTCAAGTCGTCGCAGAGCTCCGGGAAAATGTCTGTGATGGGTCCGCCCCGGGAAACCAGGACCTGATGGCCGCTTTCAGAGTGTCGCCCGTCGGATGTTGAGTTTGAAAGTTTCGCTGCGGggataagaagaagaagcagagggaCCAGTGTCCTCTCACGTCAACTGCCccgtctccctcctccatcctcccgcCGCTGACTGTAGCACGACCCGGGAGGAGCTGGGAGTTTGATCCGGTTGTGTTTTTATCACTTGCCCTTGTGTGTTGGGACTTTTCTGAGCCATGTTGTGGAGCAGGTGCGTggtcctgctgctctgctggggGGCCGGCAGCGGCGAGCAGGCGGGCGAGCAGGCGGGTGAGAGGGACGGAGCCTCGGCCGAGCTCCGCACGGACTCACGGAGACAGCGGTCCCCTCCGCCGGTGGAGCCCCTGGACTTTGGGTTCGTGCCGTCGGCGGTGTATGACACCCACGCTTACTACGAGCCGGGGCCCGTGGGGATCCTCTTCCACATGGTCCACGCATTTCTCTACGTGGTTCAGCCGAACACCTTTCCAAAAGGTGAGATGATTATCCTCGTGTGGGTGTGTAGTGTgggtgtgtagtgtgtgtgtgtagtgtgtgtgtgtgtgtgtgtgtgtgtgtgtgtgtgtgtgtgtgtgtgtgtgtgtgtgtgtgtgtgtgtgtgtgtgtgtgtgtgtgtgtgtgtgtgtgtgtgtgtgtgtgtgtgtgtggcctccatCCATCAGCCCTGGTTCTGTCTCTCATCCCCAGGATTTCTCTCAAAGTTTATTATATTCTCTATTCAACACTAATTGTCATGTGGATAAAACACTCAAATGTATGAATTCCAGCTTTTTTGAAATGTTCATCTGTATTTTGCGTTGTGTTTAAACCCCCAGAGAATGTTGATTGTGTTATAAAGAGGATAATGGTGAGATAAGAAAACAACATAAGAAAGAGCTTAATTACTCCTGATTATATATAGTTAATCAAATAAGAACCAAGGCCTAAAGTACATAGTGTATATGTGTAGTagaataaatgataaatggagtgaaaatatatatttcagcaAAAAGTACCAATGGAAAAAACTGCATAAAGTTCCATCAATGTTACAGTAGGATTATGTTACAATGCAAAGATCTATAGGAGGAGGCATCAGTGTTAAAGCATATGATGTCACAAATGTTAGAAATAAGACAAACATGTATATTTCTATTCTATTTATTGATGTAATCTTTTGACTTTGTGAAATGCTGAATATTGTCACGTCTCTTCAAATGTAAGAATCTGAGTTGGGAATCGAACTCTTCAGACATGAACCGCTCACAGGTCCCGAGCTGTGTCGAGTGGTCACAGGGAGACTAGGCCTCGGGGCCATTGAGGTGGGAAAGGGCTTCTAGGTGAACTATAGGAGACTCTTTGATGGAACACCACCCGACTGACCTGATGTACGTCACTAACCAAACAACAAAGTCCACAAAAACACTCAAACTcccagagagggggggggggggggggggggggatgatccCAACATGTGCACATCTGCACCATAGCATAGTGACTCAATGCATAacgtccacaaaacacaagtgacTGCCACAGCGAGGCCGTAAACCAGAGTTATGAGCATATTAATGGGACTAATCGCTGTCAGAGCTCCTAAGTGATTTCGAGTTGATCAGGTCGGTCACATGATCAATGCGATCGGCGTGAACGGTGACTCTCTGGTTTAGTACAGTATCCCCAGTGATTGATGGATCGAGCTCAGCTACTTACGACTAAACGCTGTTGGTTGGCCGGTTTGTATGCACAACTCTGAGGGGTCACGTTGGAGGATGACACGGTGCAATAGGATTGAAGGGGTTTTAAGTTGCTGCCATTTCGGTGTCCAGGGTTAGGGCCGCTGGCTCGGTAATCAATTAGCAGATCAGCGATTAGAGGAGGCTTTCTCAGTCACCTGCATCACTGCGTAATACCTTAATCCACCGGACCATATGCTGCTGCTAGCGGGGTTTCTCCAGTGTGTGATTCACCATCACTCAAGTGCACAGGTAGAGACCACCTGCATGTCCCGTCGCGTTGTGTCCAAACTGTCTGAAATCATGGTTAAATGGTCGACACACATCTAATATGAAGACACGTCCAAGCCTGTTAATACACAGGTTCTAGCTGCTTAGAAGCTTTGAGGTTTGGCAGCCTCATCTACCAGCTCCTCTGAGCcctaaatatataataatccaATTTTTTAAGCGATAGAGTCAATTGCTCTATTAAAAGTAGTGATCAAAccgatatgtgtgtgtttctggagCTGATGCCAATATTTAGAAAGCAGGGCGGCTGGTGGCTGAGGCATAAATACTTGTTTCTTATCTGaacaacaaaaatacaacaataataacGAAAGAGACACATCATTGCTGAACTAGAATCCTCATTATTGAACACTAGTGCATTATTCTTAAAATTAAAACCACTTTAAATAGATTGTCGCCAAGGCTCAATAGTCCCATAGAATTCATACAAGCTACATTGAATTACACTCACTCATTGATATCATTCGCCCCAAACATGACATATCTttctttatcaagatccatgaattgttccctgggaaatcagtgtcTCACAAacttccttccaccaagttcctgTTAATCTGTCCATTCATTGTTATGTAATTTTGCTTAAAAACACGTTGTCAAACTAACGGACCGGAGTGAAAATCTGCTTTGAGGAGGTGAATAGTTGAAAAATGGGctttgtgtctgtttgcttgAGTAAATTTAATCTTTGTAAACTCATTTTTTCAAGTTGAATTTAAATATCCCCTGAAAAAGGAAATATTATCTCAAAGTGCCAAAATAATTCCCAACGATTGATTGGACCGACTAATCAGTTTATCAACAATTAAAATAAGCCAATAAGGAAAAGGCACAAGCATCTTCCTTCTAAGTGTTTGATTGTCTTAGTTAAATCAGAGTCTCATTCTCAAAAAGCTGAAATTGCTTTAAACTTTGAAAGTGTAAAACAAAGCCTGATTTAGAAAATAACCTCTTCACATATAGTCTTTGACGCAGGGAGACGGAATCATAAACTGTTCGTAAAGTTGACTTTCACTTCTTAATTTCTCCTGAAGGACAAGAACTCACTCAGGATTATTAACACCTGATTATTTAATTGTCTCCGTTGCTTTATAAGAAACAACTGTTAACAAAAATGATAAATCTTTGACGTGGCTATGTTGGGATAAAAACCAACGCAGCATTAACACAATTTGCTGAAAGAATAATGACATTCGACTGTTTTCCTCTCCAGAACAAGATAcagacagacccccccccccccccacacacttctCACTTCAGTTTGCTTTTAGAATATGTAGAAGTCTCAAATAACGTTTCCTGTGATGTTGTTGTCGATGGTCAGGGTTCCATCCGGGGTCAGGTGGAGGAATGAAGAGTGTGGTGAGTGAGAGCAGAGGAAAAGTAGTTTACGGATTAATCCTGTCAGATCAGTTCAGTAATCACTTAGTAATGTGGCAcagaaagctgtgtgtgtgcaaaatgctccacaaatgtattaaatatttctGATGTTAGAGAGTTTCATGCTGGTATTTGAGTGGAAACACATAATGCAGGAAGTTCCCAGTAGCTGTTAACTGGATCGTCAGTGGTTCCCGACCAGTAGCAGCTCAGGcttaacctcctcctcctgactcaCTCATCCTTCAATCTGTGTGAAGGTTGAATTTAGGGTGAAGAAGCATTTTGGCCTCTTTCACTGTGAGAGGAGTCCATGTCTTCTTATCCCCCTGATACACTACAGGCTAGATTAGAGGATTAGCATCCGCAGGGCCAATGCTACCACTGTGCCGCTACCACTGCTACAGATGGcattgtgtcacacacacacacacacacacacacacacacacacacagacacactcacatgcacaaacagaaaGTGGGTCATAGTCCTGgtatttgtctgtttgcctTAATTACTGTGATTGGAAGTAAACAGGATGTTTATCATGGAGCCAGTGTTTTAAATCAGATCACACTGAGGTTACACTCAAATTGTTTTTCCTGATtggaagagaaaaacatttgtaaGATAAGGGTTACATTACACTTTCATTGTTTTAAGGTGGGTAACTTAAAGTTCATGTTTCTCTTGTGGAACTTAAATGATTGTTTGATTGAGCAATTAGTCAATCAACAGGATTTATAAGTAATTAATCACTTCAgtcatttttttacaataaaaaaaactaaaacaaattcCCTTGTATATCGGATTGTAAATACACATGAGAATATTTGCTTCTCCTCTAGCTGAATattgtttgatttgttataAACAAGCAGCTTAAGTACAGTCAGTTTGGCTCTGGAGAATAATGAGGTGTATTTGTCTAATATTTGTGTAACCTTAGTAACTGTGGACTCTGTTTTATACTAGTTTAAacttattattaaaatattatattcataCTAATTTCTGTTGCATATTATGTTGTCTATCATTATTATATTAGAGatacattaattatataatacattgttttattaattcaaaatatcatttatttaattaattataacTATTATTGGTGAAATGCTTCATATcatatttatacaaataattggatttttttttaaatttttatatgtgtatttagttttaatatttaaaggaAAAGTGAAGAGAAAATTAAAAGTTGTGTGTGAAACTCATCTCGAGAAATAATACATGATCCAACCTGAAATCAGGGTTACGTTTTATTCACggaactttctctctcttcacgtGATCTTAAACTATAGTTTCTTCTTATATGGAGAACACCATGAAAGGGAAAACACGGATTCCACCTAATCTTCTTAGTTGTTTTGCTCCTGCTCACCCGGGGCTGTGCAGCTTTCTTTAGCTCCTGCTGCCGTTCAGTTCTTCTTACCTAGTCAGACAAACAGTACAGTGAATCGTATTTTAAGAAGCGCTATGTAACTGTGCTTTGGCAAACCTCACATGACTTATGCAACAGCTTCTGAGCTGTGGCCAACAACTTCACCTCCTATTAACATCATAGGTTCTGACAGAACACTTTGCCAGAGAAGGATTCAGCCTGCAGATCGCTTGTTACAAAAGCTTCCAATCACAACAACGTCCATTTATATGATTCCATCACCAGCGGGTCACATGATCGATAAAATGTTCCAAATCCCAAATATATGTATGTTCAATTAAACGTTTTACTTTCTTGTAAATAGTTGATCGATAGTCAAACTGGTGGACATCCTCATGATCCTCTAATGGtctgttttatttaatctttgaaTTGAATCGTGATGGAACCTGCTTCTGTTAAAGGGAGTTAAAAGGGGTCCATTGTCGGGGGGGCCCTCCAACTCACCTGGTAGAGCGGGTGGCCCACAGATGCAGGTTCGATCCCTCCTGCAGAGGCTGTAGAATCTGTTCTGACCCTCTGCTGCAGGTCtggtccactctctctctctatcatttCACGTCCAACTCTGTCCTGTCGATACCCCCAAAAAACCTGGACCAGGGGGCAGTTCCAGGGGGGTCCTAGTTGAAGTagtcttaaaaaaaatattccctTATTAACAATATTAAGATTAATTATGATGATTGTTGACTTCTTATGGTTGAAGCTCTAAGAATTTTCAAAGCAAACTCAATGGT
This is a stretch of genomic DNA from Pleuronectes platessa chromosome 3, fPlePla1.1, whole genome shotgun sequence. It encodes these proteins:
- the tapt1b gene encoding transmembrane anterior posterior transformation protein 1 homolog isoform X1 — protein: MAESLSTGPGEEKEKETEDRERDGSATTAEKSTGSDGSTETRGLRDENGGSVGKRRNLSDLSLVRFITTELTRGYFLEHNEAKYTERRERVYTCLRIPKELEKLMTFGFFLCLDAFLYVFTLLPLRVILALLRLLTLPCCGVSGSRLLQPAQVCDVLKGFIMVLCYSMMSYVDYAMMYHLIRGQSVIKLYIIYNMLEVADRLFSSFGQDILDALYWTATEPKEKKRAHIGVIPHFLMAVLYVFLHAILIMVQATTLNVAFNSHNKSLLTIMMSNNFVEIKGSVFKKFEKNNLFQMSNSDIKERFTNYILLLIVCLRNMEQFSWNPDHLWVLFPDVVMVIASEVAVDVVKHAFITKFNDISADVYGEYRASLAFDLVSSRQKNAYTDYSDSVSRRMGFIPLPLALLLIRVVTSSVKIQGSLSFMCVLLFYLGMITLKVLNSIVLLGTSCVFVKAANMEEKLFNPPPSATSSRVNSRANRTKHVNTPAQQAESTADKGGTPLASDNPQPNTTAESSAPTLPKSDSDTFLTTPDEEDDDKIINTDTGLEREGLKPRTPKKDLLEIDRFTICGNRID
- the tapt1b gene encoding transmembrane anterior posterior transformation protein 1 homolog isoform X2, whose translation is MAESLSTGPGEEKEKETEDRERDGSATTAEKSTGSDGSTETRGLRDENGGSVGKRRNLSDLSLVRFITTELTRGYFLEHNEAKYTERRERVYTCLRIPKELEKLMTFGFFLCLDAFLYVFTLLPLRVILALLRLLTLPCCGVSGSRLLQPAQVCDVLKGFIMVLCYSMMSYVDYAMMYHLIRGQSVIKLYIIYNMLEVADRLFSSFGQDILDALYWTATEPKEKKRAHIGVIPHFLMAVLYVFLHAILIMVQATTLNVAFNSHNKSLLTIMMSNNFVEIKGSVFKKFEKNNLFQMSNSDIKERFTNYILLLIVCLRNMEQFSWNPDHLWVLFPDVVMVIASEVAVDVVKHAFITKFNDISADVYGEYRASLAFDLVSSRQKNAYTDYSDSVSRRMGFIPLPLALLLIRVVTSSVKIQGSLSFMCVLLFYLGMITLKVLNSIVLLGTSCVFVKAANMEEKLFNPPPSATSSRVNSRANRTKHVNTPAQQESTADKGGTPLASDNPQPNTTAESSAPTLPKSDSDTFLTTPDEEDDDKIINTDTGLEREGLKPRTPKKDLLEIDRFTICGNRID